The Flavobacteriaceae bacterium 3519-10 genome includes a window with the following:
- a CDS encoding Thiol:disulfide interchange protein tlpA: MKNILVGLMVLAAFTSCKKETTAAENSTVNEVDSVSDPVISESASPFRQIELSPDQTSQILAKKDNDTLYVTNFFATWCGPCMREIPHFKDKMQELKYQPVKFTFIGLDAKEDWPTKVKAFAEENNLSQNIVLVDGEKLTPAFFPANFKQWDGGSIPFTFMRKGDKTDETIGMMSKELLDEKINSFK; this comes from the coding sequence ATGAAAAATATACTTGTTGGGCTAATGGTTCTGGCGGCATTTACGTCGTGTAAAAAAGAGACAACTGCTGCAGAAAACAGTACGGTTAATGAAGTTGATTCAGTTTCAGATCCCGTAATTTCTGAAAGCGCTTCACCGTTCAGACAGATAGAACTCAGCCCCGACCAAACTTCGCAGATTTTGGCCAAAAAGGACAACGATACGCTGTATGTAACTAACTTTTTCGCAACGTGGTGTGGGCCATGTATGCGGGAAATTCCGCATTTTAAGGATAAAATGCAGGAACTTAAATATCAGCCTGTTAAATTCACCTTTATAGGTCTTGATGCGAAAGAAGACTGGCCAACAAAGGTGAAAGCCTTTGCAGAAGAAAATAATCTGTCGCAAAATATTGTCCTCGTTGATGGTGAAAAACTGACGCCGGCTTTTTTCCCAGCCAACTTTAAGCAATGGGACGGTGGCAGTATCCCGTTCACCTTCATGCGTAAAGGCGACAAAACCGATGAAACCATCGGGATGATGAGCAAAGAATTGCTGGACGAAAAGATAAATTCCTTCAAATAA
- a CDS encoding Phenylacetate-CoA oxygenase/reductase, PaaK subunit, whose protein sequence is MEKQVPKARQAAFHPLKVAKKQQLTKSTFTLEFDIPETLKPNFRFDAGQYVTVRYKSRGKEVQNDYSMTSAPHEERLALGIKMGSAESSAGDLFNTINEGDILEVSEPQGRFTIVSKPHEFRTIVGFAGGIGITPLLSHFKNILHREPRTRLFLFYGNKRSEEIAFKKELDALTEQYRDRLQVWYFFSRENTPDHLFQGRLDEKKLHLIINQILHLDDTDEESTIWDAVDEVLICGKGDMIKSLANACYNNGIPKKNIHFELFEEYNEDIYPVEKEFPLVENIEVDFKLFNRSYSTVVPNNKIKLLQQLLIQNFPVPYSCKSGICGSCECVLEEGDVELLENEYLTEKEEKAGRILACMSVPLSKKIKINFDLS, encoded by the coding sequence ATGGAAAAGCAAGTACCCAAAGCCAGACAGGCCGCGTTTCACCCGCTAAAAGTAGCGAAAAAACAGCAACTGACCAAAAGCACATTCACGCTCGAATTCGATATTCCCGAAACGCTGAAACCCAATTTCCGGTTTGATGCGGGCCAGTATGTTACCGTCAGATATAAATCAAGGGGAAAAGAAGTTCAAAATGATTATTCAATGACCTCAGCACCTCATGAAGAGCGGCTCGCGCTTGGAATAAAAATGGGTTCTGCTGAAAGTTCTGCCGGCGATCTTTTCAATACGATAAATGAAGGTGATATTCTGGAGGTTTCTGAGCCACAGGGCCGCTTCACAATTGTATCGAAACCCCACGAATTCCGCACTATTGTTGGTTTTGCAGGCGGAATAGGAATTACTCCGTTACTCAGTCATTTTAAAAATATCCTGCACAGGGAGCCGAGAACGCGGCTGTTTCTTTTTTACGGTAACAAAAGATCCGAAGAAATTGCATTTAAAAAAGAGCTCGATGCACTCACCGAACAATACCGGGACCGGTTGCAGGTGTGGTATTTCTTTTCGCGCGAAAACACACCCGATCATCTGTTTCAGGGACGTTTGGACGAGAAAAAACTGCATCTCATCATCAATCAGATTCTGCACCTTGACGATACCGACGAGGAAAGCACAATTTGGGATGCGGTGGATGAAGTGCTGATCTGTGGAAAAGGCGACATGATAAAATCTCTTGCCAACGCTTGCTATAATAACGGTATTCCGAAGAAGAATATCCATTTCGAACTTTTCGAGGAGTATAATGAAGATATCTATCCGGTTGAAAAGGAGTTTCCGCTGGTCGAAAATATCGAAGTCGATTTCAAACTTTTTAACCGGAGTTACTCAACCGTCGTACCCAACAATAAAATCAAATTGCTGCAGCAGCTTTTGATTCAGAATTTTCCGGTGCCTTATTCGTGCAAATCGGGAATTTGTGGAAGTTGCGAATGCGTACTGGAAGAAGGTGACGTGGAACTTCTCGAGAACGAGTATCTGACCGAAAAGGAGGAAAAAGCCGGTCGGATTCTAGCCTGTATGTCGGTTCCGCTGAGCAAAAAAATTAAGATTAACTTCGACCTCAGTTAA
- a CDS encoding SanA protein has protein sequence MKKLLDILRTFFTLVEIMVLLMVLANIWVYALTNGRTFTRISKIPPRETALVLGTSPRMKSGRSNPYFTARMDAAALLYHHGKIKRIIVSGEKSPGYDEPYAMKNYLIYQEGVPENIITEDPKGFKTQASISNCKKIYKQSNVIIVSQGFHNLRALFYARNNDMNALGFDAQDVLANRSYYRNQSREFLARVLAVVYYIFGIERKT, from the coding sequence GTGAAAAAATTATTAGACATATTAAGAACATTTTTCACGCTCGTAGAAATCATGGTTCTGCTTATGGTTTTAGCGAATATCTGGGTGTATGCGCTGACGAACGGGCGCACGTTTACAAGAATTTCGAAGATTCCACCGCGCGAAACCGCATTGGTTTTAGGCACCTCCCCGCGAATGAAATCGGGCAGGTCCAACCCGTATTTTACCGCCAGAATGGATGCTGCGGCGCTGCTTTATCATCACGGAAAAATTAAAAGAATAATAGTGAGCGGCGAGAAGAGCCCCGGTTATGATGAGCCTTACGCAATGAAAAACTACCTCATCTATCAGGAAGGTGTGCCTGAAAACATCATCACCGAAGATCCGAAAGGATTTAAAACTCAAGCCAGCATCAGCAACTGCAAGAAAATCTATAAACAGAGTAATGTGATCATCGTTTCGCAGGGATTTCATAATTTAAGGGCGCTGTTTTATGCGCGCAATAATGATATGAATGCGCTTGGCTTCGATGCACAGGACGTTCTCGCCAACCGGAGCTATTACCGGAACCAGTCGCGCGAGTTTTTAGCCCGAGTACTCGCCGTGGTATATTATATTTTCGGAATTGAACGCAAAACCTGA
- a CDS encoding Uridine kinase produces MLVIGIAGGTGSGKTTVVNKILQQLNVEGVNVLSQDNYYNDNQQLTLAEREVLNYDHPKSIDFDLLIQHVKALKNGEAIEQPLYSFVTHSRTGDHVQVEPKNVLIVEGILVLTNAELLKEFNLKVFVHADSDERLIRRIRRDTQERGRDLQEVLHRYQTTLKPMHQEFIEPSKNEADLIVPNMKQNTVAIDFLSTVINNTLKKTHVQ; encoded by the coding sequence ATGCTCGTAATCGGAATTGCAGGAGGTACAGGATCAGGAAAAACAACCGTTGTAAACAAAATTCTTCAACAACTTAATGTAGAAGGGGTTAATGTGCTTTCGCAGGATAATTATTATAATGACAATCAGCAACTTACACTTGCGGAGCGCGAGGTTTTAAATTACGACCATCCCAAATCTATTGATTTCGATTTACTCATTCAGCACGTTAAAGCGCTTAAAAACGGTGAGGCAATTGAGCAGCCACTATATTCTTTCGTCACGCATTCGCGCACGGGAGACCATGTTCAGGTTGAACCGAAAAATGTGTTGATCGTGGAAGGGATTTTGGTTCTGACGAATGCCGAACTTTTAAAGGAGTTCAACTTAAAAGTGTTTGTTCATGCGGATTCCGATGAAAGACTTATACGCAGAATCCGTCGCGACACGCAGGAGCGCGGCCGTGACCTTCAGGAAGTTCTGCACCGTTACCAGACGACCTTAAAGCCTATGCATCAGGAGTTTATAGAGCCGTCTAAGAACGAAGCTGACTTGATTGTGCCTAACATGAAACAGAATACGGTTGCGATCGATTTTCTTTCAACCGTTATTAACAATACCCTCAAAAAAACACATGTGCAATGA
- a CDS encoding putative methylmalonyl-CoA mutase small subunit yields the protein MFNKTSLQDWEALVQKQLKTDDIYSVLSKENLEQISVKPYYGSAPKSLPNLPKIEESTQLVSRYSEDLEEDVFAFLLDTNVENLVEKVIFVNNKDLAEHILVDETNRYISLVDVFSDDQHGVIDEQLAKELLAKNFGRNICIDVSLHQNAGASISQQLAFALGKTKDLTELFGSEILKNLSFRFAVGANYFFEIAKLRAFKLLFNQFSKEFGLDEFPYIFAETSLRNKSKSDPENNLIRSTLELSAAMLGGADAVFSHDFRIGAETSLSEEISFKQQIVLAYESIINVFDDAGNGSYYVEDITRQLAEKAWALFLEVEEKGGYAENLRTGNIQKMISEHAVEEQNWVAEGKIKLIGVNLYPKHEITKNVEAMYDPAVIKPVRLSEMFE from the coding sequence ATGTTCAATAAAACATCACTTCAAGACTGGGAGGCATTAGTGCAGAAACAGCTCAAGACAGACGATATTTACAGCGTACTGTCCAAAGAAAATCTGGAGCAGATTTCGGTAAAACCTTATTACGGTTCCGCGCCAAAATCATTGCCCAATCTACCAAAAATTGAGGAGTCCACGCAGCTTGTTTCGCGCTATAGCGAGGATTTAGAAGAAGATGTTTTTGCTTTTTTGTTGGATACGAATGTCGAAAATCTTGTAGAAAAGGTTATTTTCGTCAATAATAAAGATTTGGCTGAGCACATTTTGGTAGACGAAACCAACCGCTACATTTCGCTGGTGGATGTCTTTTCTGATGACCAACACGGTGTGATCGACGAGCAACTCGCGAAAGAATTACTGGCCAAAAATTTCGGACGCAATATCTGCATCGATGTTTCATTGCACCAAAATGCAGGGGCCTCTATCAGTCAGCAGCTTGCGTTTGCATTGGGCAAAACAAAGGATTTAACTGAACTGTTCGGTTCAGAAATACTCAAAAATCTGAGCTTTAGGTTTGCAGTGGGAGCCAACTATTTTTTCGAAATCGCAAAGTTGCGTGCTTTCAAACTTTTGTTCAACCAGTTTTCAAAGGAGTTTGGCCTCGATGAATTCCCTTATATTTTTGCCGAAACATCGCTCCGCAATAAGTCGAAGAGCGATCCTGAAAATAACCTGATCCGTTCCACATTAGAACTTTCTGCTGCAATGCTGGGAGGGGCTGATGCTGTTTTCAGCCATGATTTCCGAATTGGAGCTGAAACTTCGCTTTCCGAAGAAATATCGTTTAAGCAACAGATTGTTCTGGCGTATGAAAGTATCATCAATGTCTTTGATGACGCCGGAAACGGTAGTTATTACGTGGAAGATATTACGCGGCAGCTGGCCGAAAAGGCCTGGGCGCTTTTCCTTGAAGTCGAAGAGAAAGGTGGCTATGCCGAAAATTTAAGAACTGGAAATATACAGAAAATGATTTCTGAGCATGCAGTTGAAGAGCAGAACTGGGTTGCTGAAGGGAAAATTAAACTTATCGGCGTGAATCTTTATCCAAAGCACGAAATAACCAAAAATGTAGAGGCGATGTACGATCCAGCCGTCATAAAACCGGTGCGTCTCTCAGAAATGTTTGAATAA
- a CDS encoding SAM-dependent methyltransferase has product MQQGFNPQILSEDVQKYINANLQTDLHSLLLKKSPFGGVTMSEIVQQIKGRNVAARKFPFLLKDGIVFPPNLNLEQASSQATAEFKSKDLRGNTFLDLTAGFGIDAYFLSQNFDEVTLVEQNAVLSETVKHNWQVLGRNANFCIENLESFLARNSGPFDLVYLDPARRDLDKNKKFLLGDLSPNLLEIHAKLLQISRSIIIKLSPLIDISYLISVLPRITKIQIIAVRNDVKELLVFISLDAGSNDVQISCVNLESDEAVFNFNFAEEKSAVADYSEPLAYIFIPNNSVLKSGAFSLTSEKFGLRKFHPNSHFYTSNTSVADFPGRMLKAERIDSKQIKKSEKFNIISKNYPLSPDEIKKKYKISDGGENYLIFTQTINGKVILKSSE; this is encoded by the coding sequence ATGCAGCAAGGCTTTAATCCGCAAATTCTTTCAGAAGATGTACAGAAATATATCAATGCAAATCTACAGACGGATTTGCATTCTTTATTGCTGAAAAAATCGCCGTTTGGCGGTGTTACAATGTCCGAAATTGTGCAGCAGATCAAAGGAAGAAATGTTGCGGCCAGAAAGTTTCCGTTTTTGCTGAAAGATGGAATCGTTTTCCCGCCGAACCTCAATCTTGAGCAGGCTTCCTCGCAGGCCACGGCAGAGTTTAAGTCAAAAGATCTTAGAGGTAACACGTTTTTGGATCTTACTGCGGGTTTCGGGATTGACGCGTATTTTTTATCGCAAAATTTCGACGAAGTTACGTTGGTGGAGCAGAATGCGGTTCTCTCGGAAACCGTAAAACATAATTGGCAGGTTCTTGGCCGGAATGCGAATTTCTGTATTGAAAATCTGGAATCGTTTCTCGCGAGGAATTCCGGGCCTTTCGATTTGGTTTATCTTGATCCTGCGCGTCGTGATCTGGACAAAAATAAAAAATTCCTGCTTGGAGATCTGTCGCCAAATCTTTTGGAAATACATGCTAAACTGCTGCAGATTTCGCGGAGCATCATTATAAAACTGTCGCCGCTCATCGATATCAGTTACCTTATTTCCGTTCTTCCCCGTATTACCAAAATTCAGATTATTGCGGTGCGGAACGACGTTAAGGAGCTTTTGGTTTTTATCAGTCTGGACGCCGGGAGCAATGATGTTCAAATTTCGTGTGTTAATTTGGAAAGTGATGAAGCAGTATTTAATTTTAATTTTGCTGAAGAAAAATCGGCTGTTGCTGATTATTCAGAACCACTGGCGTATATTTTCATCCCGAATAATTCAGTGCTGAAATCGGGCGCTTTTAGTTTAACTTCTGAAAAATTCGGGCTTAGAAAATTTCATCCAAATTCGCACTTTTACACGTCTAACACTTCGGTTGCTGATTTTCCGGGACGGATGCTCAAAGCGGAGAGAATAGATTCAAAACAGATTAAAAAAAGCGAAAAATTCAACATAATTTCTAAAAATTATCCGCTTTCGCCCGACGAAATCAAGAAAAAATATAAAATTTCGGATGGCGGAGAAAATTATTTAATCTTTACCCAAACGATTAACGGGAAAGTCATTTTAAAATCTTCGGAATAA
- a CDS encoding N-acyl-L-amino acid amidohydrolase yields MQETLNYIQENKQRYVDELFGLLRIASISADPAYKDEVLKCADEVAKYLKNAGADHVEVCETEGYPIVYGEKILDKDLPTVLVYGHYDVQPPDPLELWTKPPFEPYIEKTAIHPDGAIFARGSADDKGQFFMHVKAFEAMMKTNTLPCNVKFIIEGEEEVGSKSLGAFVKANTEKLSCDTILISDTHIYSNEQPTVTTGLRGLSYVEVEVEGPNRDLHSGLYGGAVPNPIHVLSRMISKLIDDDGHITIDGFYDNVDIVSEQDRAEMNKLKDDPENFKTSIGLKGDEGEKGYTTLERTSIRPTLDCNGIWGGYIGEGAKTVIPSKAFAKISMRLVPYQTPDEITEKFTKYFEKIAPDNVKVTVRPHHGGMPYVLPSDTKEFAAARKAMETAFGKEVLPYRSGGSIPITAMFEEVLGAKSVLMGFGLDSDAIHSPNEHYGLFNFYKGIESIPLFFENYSKD; encoded by the coding sequence ATGCAAGAAACCCTCAATTACATTCAGGAAAATAAGCAGCGATATGTTGACGAGCTTTTCGGTTTACTCAGGATCGCATCCATTTCAGCAGATCCTGCCTACAAAGATGAAGTGCTGAAATGTGCCGATGAAGTAGCAAAATACCTGAAAAATGCAGGTGCCGATCATGTGGAAGTTTGCGAAACTGAAGGTTACCCCATTGTGTATGGCGAGAAAATTTTAGATAAAGATCTGCCCACAGTGCTGGTGTACGGCCACTACGATGTTCAGCCGCCCGATCCGCTCGAGCTGTGGACTAAACCGCCCTTCGAACCTTATATCGAGAAAACAGCAATTCACCCGGACGGCGCTATTTTCGCCAGAGGTTCAGCGGATGATAAAGGCCAGTTTTTCATGCATGTAAAAGCCTTTGAAGCCATGATGAAAACCAATACTTTGCCCTGCAATGTAAAATTCATCATCGAAGGTGAAGAGGAAGTAGGCTCTAAAAGCCTGGGCGCTTTTGTGAAGGCAAATACAGAAAAACTTTCGTGCGACACTATTTTAATTTCCGATACTCATATTTATTCGAACGAGCAGCCTACGGTAACCACCGGTCTGCGGGGTCTAAGTTATGTTGAAGTGGAAGTGGAGGGCCCGAACCGCGACCTGCATTCGGGATTATATGGTGGAGCTGTGCCGAATCCAATCCACGTGCTTTCGCGCATGATTTCAAAACTAATCGATGACGACGGACATATCACGATCGATGGTTTTTATGATAATGTAGACATCGTCTCTGAGCAGGACCGTGCAGAGATGAACAAACTTAAAGACGATCCTGAAAATTTCAAAACATCAATCGGCTTAAAAGGTGATGAAGGCGAAAAAGGGTATACTACACTTGAACGGACTTCGATCCGCCCGACTTTAGACTGCAACGGTATTTGGGGCGGTTACATCGGCGAAGGCGCAAAAACCGTAATTCCAAGCAAGGCATTTGCGAAAATTTCGATGCGTTTGGTTCCGTATCAGACACCCGATGAAATCACTGAAAAGTTCACGAAGTATTTTGAAAAAATTGCGCCGGATAATGTGAAAGTTACGGTAAGGCCGCATCACGGCGGTATGCCGTATGTATTGCCAAGCGACACCAAAGAATTTGCCGCAGCCAGAAAAGCGATGGAAACTGCTTTTGGTAAAGAAGTTTTACCGTATAGAAGTGGTGGAAGTATCCCTATTACTGCAATGTTCGAAGAAGTTTTGGGTGCAAAATCGGTATTGATGGGCTTTGGGTTAGACTCGGATGCGATCCATTCACCGAATGAGCATTACGGTCTTTTCAATTTTTATAAAGGAATTGAAAGTATCCCGTTGTTCTTCGAAAATTACAGCAAAGACTAA
- a CDS encoding short chain dehydrogenase, whose product MDGKVAYITGGTKGIGFGIAEVLLKNSIKVAVSGRKQEDAEEAAKILSSDASQVLGIASDVKNAADEERAVAEIIKKFGRLDYVIANAGLGVFKPVDQLSLDEWNGMIETNLTGIFHTLKATVDELKKNEGYYITISSLAGTNFFENASGYNASKFGAVGFTQAAMLDLRKYNIKVSTIMPGSVSSNFNGNEPSEKDAWKIQPEDVGELILNIFKMNPRTLPSKIEIRPSKPNS is encoded by the coding sequence ATGGACGGTAAAGTAGCTTATATCACAGGCGGGACCAAAGGAATAGGTTTCGGGATCGCAGAAGTATTGTTGAAAAACAGTATTAAAGTGGCCGTTTCGGGCAGAAAACAGGAAGATGCAGAAGAAGCTGCAAAGATCCTTTCCTCGGACGCCAGCCAGGTGCTCGGCATTGCTTCTGATGTGAAAAATGCCGCAGACGAAGAACGTGCAGTTGCAGAGATCATCAAAAAGTTCGGCAGGCTCGATTATGTAATTGCAAATGCGGGCTTAGGCGTTTTCAAACCCGTAGATCAGCTGTCTCTCGACGAGTGGAACGGAATGATTGAAACCAACCTTACCGGAATTTTCCATACGTTGAAAGCAACGGTGGATGAACTGAAGAAAAACGAAGGCTATTATATCACAATTTCGAGTTTGGCAGGAACCAATTTTTTCGAGAATGCTTCGGGTTATAATGCATCGAAGTTTGGTGCAGTCGGTTTCACCCAGGCTGCGATGCTCGATTTACGGAAGTATAATATTAAAGTTTCGACCATAATGCCGGGTTCAGTTTCTTCGAATTTTAACGGTAACGAACCGTCGGAGAAGGATGCATGGAAAATTCAGCCTGAAGACGTTGGCGAACTTATTCTGAATATCTTTAAAATGAATCCGCGCACGCTGCCGAGCAAAATCGAGATCAGACCTTCTAAACCAAACAGTTAA
- a CDS encoding Electron transfer flavoprotein, beta subunit, protein MKILVCISSVPDTTSKINFTADKTAFDKNGIQWVINPLDEFALTKAVKLQESQGAVVTVLNVGEALTEPVIRKALAIGANEGIRINADPKDSFSVAKEIANVAQTGGYDLILCGKESIDYNGGAVPGMVAQLLNQPFVNACVGLEVNGGEVTAVREIDGGKETISVKLPAVIAGQKGMVDEKDLIIPNMRGIMSARTKPLHIQEATGSEVKVHGVSYDSVPARAAVKMVTPDNLDELVRLLHEEAKVF, encoded by the coding sequence ATGAAAATATTAGTTTGTATCAGTAGTGTTCCAGATACTACTTCGAAAATTAATTTTACGGCAGATAAAACTGCATTCGACAAAAACGGAATTCAGTGGGTAATTAATCCGCTCGACGAATTTGCCTTAACCAAAGCGGTAAAGCTGCAGGAATCCCAGGGTGCTGTTGTAACCGTTTTGAATGTTGGTGAAGCCCTCACCGAGCCTGTGATCAGAAAAGCACTTGCAATTGGTGCGAATGAAGGTATCCGTATTAATGCCGATCCGAAAGACAGTTTTTCGGTGGCTAAAGAAATCGCAAATGTTGCACAAACTGGCGGCTACGACCTTATTTTATGCGGAAAAGAATCGATCGATTACAATGGCGGTGCGGTTCCGGGGATGGTAGCCCAGTTGCTCAACCAGCCTTTTGTTAACGCGTGCGTAGGGCTTGAAGTGAATGGCGGTGAAGTAACTGCTGTTCGTGAAATTGATGGTGGTAAGGAAACAATTTCGGTAAAACTTCCGGCGGTAATCGCAGGACAGAAAGGAATGGTCGATGAAAAAGACCTCATTATTCCAAACATGCGCGGAATTATGTCTGCACGCACAAAACCCCTGCACATACAGGAAGCTACAGGTTCTGAAGTGAAAGTTCATGGAGTTTCATACGACTCGGTGCCGGCAAGAGCGGCTGTGAAAATGGTGACTCCGGATAATCTGGACGAGCTGGTGAGATTACTTCACGAAGAAGCGAAAGTATTTTAA
- a CDS encoding Electron transfer flavoprotein, alpha subunit: protein MAVFVYAENINGVYKKAAFEAVSYAKAVAEKTGETVTAISVNPTDSSDLLYKYGAEKVINIKDEGLKNFSAKAYAQAVSEVADGNVLVFPHTTDASSVAPMLAIMKNYSLITNVLEAPESISPFQVKRRAFSGKGFMHAKADTQGVIVTVSQNAFGVKENTVSGTEEVKNLTVTNEDTKVLSHEQSSGKLDLKEAEIVVSAGRGMKGPENWGMIEELANVLGAATACSKPVSDIGWRPHSEHVGQTGKAIAPNLYIAVGISGAIQHLAGVNSSKTIVVINSDAEAPFYKSADYGVVGDAFQIIPELTAKIKALKG, encoded by the coding sequence ATGGCAGTATTCGTATACGCAGAAAACATAAACGGTGTTTACAAAAAAGCAGCTTTCGAGGCTGTGTCTTATGCGAAAGCAGTTGCTGAAAAAACCGGTGAAACCGTGACAGCAATTTCAGTAAATCCAACAGATTCCTCAGACCTTCTGTATAAATATGGCGCGGAAAAAGTGATCAATATTAAAGATGAAGGATTAAAGAATTTCAGTGCCAAAGCTTACGCACAGGCGGTAAGTGAAGTGGCTGATGGCAATGTATTGGTTTTTCCTCACACAACAGATGCATCTTCAGTAGCGCCGATGCTGGCGATTATGAAGAATTATTCTTTAATTACGAATGTATTGGAAGCACCGGAAAGCATCAGTCCGTTTCAGGTAAAAAGAAGAGCGTTTTCCGGTAAAGGTTTCATGCACGCAAAAGCTGATACACAGGGCGTAATTGTAACCGTTTCGCAGAATGCTTTCGGCGTTAAGGAAAATACAGTTTCCGGTACTGAGGAGGTGAAGAATCTAACGGTTACAAATGAAGACACGAAAGTGCTTTCGCATGAGCAAAGTTCGGGGAAATTAGATCTTAAAGAAGCTGAAATAGTGGTTTCTGCAGGTCGTGGAATGAAAGGCCCTGAAAATTGGGGAATGATTGAAGAACTTGCGAATGTTCTTGGAGCCGCAACGGCATGTTCTAAACCTGTTTCAGATATCGGCTGGAGGCCTCACTCCGAACACGTAGGACAAACCGGTAAGGCAATTGCTCCAAACTTGTATATTGCAGTTGGAATTTCGGGTGCGATTCAGCATCTGGCGGGTGTAAACTCATCTAAAACCATTGTTGTAATCAACAGTGATGCAGAAGCGCCGTTCTATAAATCTGCGGATTATGGGGTGGTGGGAGACGCTTTCCAGATTATTCCGGAGTTAACAGCGAAAATCAAAGCGTTAAAAGGATAA
- a CDS encoding Sensory box histidine kinase: MELFVWNMAISYQLLFVILSGTVFYYLREPCFKHYALYNFFLAVYVITRNDAYYALLESSAARFLGAGNAHIFIYIVFFYVQILFYTFYSHFALYFLDLDAHVKKYFNRVILALKILGVSMIATGIISYITKDIGLPMTVFTYVYLPSLLIIFLATLLYAVRFSGQHRKFFLIGICCFVTLGLVAFIGSRVDALDVENPINFFYIGIILETLFFNLALAHKLKLLNDEKNRVRREMTRSKHRLQLSKLHGLLEGEERERKRLAEELHDGIAGDLAAIKFNLHALKTNHRSSGDEELIGELTQIIDRSCVQIREISHNLSPSTVTNFGLMTALENFCLQNQTIHGISIGVNFSGEPATLSKSVETHLYRIIQELITNTVKHAGAKHAAIHIWHHAPYFTVTVTDDGKGFSQNGNTPGIGLSNINSRIRFLNAGIKKETTAIGSKFVIEIDLRKLPGT, encoded by the coding sequence ATGGAATTGTTTGTGTGGAACATGGCGATTTCGTACCAGCTGCTCTTCGTCATCCTCAGCGGAACCGTGTTTTATTATCTGCGCGAACCGTGTTTTAAGCATTACGCGCTGTATAACTTTTTTCTGGCGGTGTATGTTATTACGCGCAATGATGCTTATTATGCATTGCTTGAGAGTTCCGCGGCCCGATTCTTAGGTGCAGGCAATGCCCATATTTTTATTTATATCGTCTTCTTTTACGTTCAGATTCTTTTTTATACTTTTTACTCGCATTTTGCGCTGTACTTCCTCGATTTGGATGCGCATGTGAAGAAGTATTTTAACCGTGTGATATTGGCACTAAAAATACTTGGAGTATCGATGATTGCTACCGGAATCATCAGTTACATCACCAAAGATATCGGTCTTCCGATGACGGTATTTACGTACGTTTATTTACCTTCATTACTCATTATTTTTCTTGCAACGCTGTTGTATGCGGTGCGTTTCTCCGGGCAGCACCGAAAGTTTTTCCTCATTGGGATCTGTTGCTTTGTGACTTTGGGGCTTGTCGCATTTATTGGCAGCCGCGTGGATGCGTTGGACGTAGAGAATCCTATTAATTTCTTTTACATCGGTATTATCCTCGAAACTTTATTTTTCAATTTAGCACTTGCGCATAAACTCAAACTGCTTAATGATGAGAAAAACCGGGTACGCCGGGAAATGACACGTAGTAAACACAGGCTCCAGCTTAGTAAACTCCATGGTTTGCTGGAGGGTGAGGAGCGTGAACGTAAACGCCTCGCTGAAGAACTTCATGACGGTATTGCAGGCGACCTGGCGGCCATTAAATTTAACCTCCACGCGCTGAAAACAAATCATAGGAGTTCAGGTGATGAAGAATTGATTGGCGAGCTCACCCAAATCATCGACAGGTCGTGTGTGCAGATCCGTGAAATATCGCATAACCTGTCACCTTCTACAGTGACCAATTTCGGGCTGATGACGGCGCTTGAAAACTTCTGTCTGCAAAACCAGACCATCCACGGTATTTCTATAGGTGTAAATTTTAGCGGCGAGCCTGCAACTTTAAGTAAATCGGTTGAGACTCACCTATACCGTATTATTCAGGAACTGATCACCAATACCGTGAAACATGCTGGCGCGAAACATGCGGCCATCCACATTTGGCATCACGCACCCTATTTTACGGTGACGGTAACAGATGACGGAAAAGGGTTTTCGCAAAACGGAAACACGCCGGGTATCGGACTCAGTAATATCAATTCGCGCATCCGTTTTCTTAATGCAGGCATTAAAAAAGAAACTACCGCAATCGGCAGTAAATTCGTTATTGAAATCGATTTGCGCAAACTTCCCGGGACTTAG